One segment of Streptomyces sp. NBC_00576 DNA contains the following:
- a CDS encoding HGxxPAAW family protein, producing MSTYDEGHTVAGWTGTAIATVGSCVLGLGVCTTSALAVAGGTAVLAVAVLVTWALHLAGWGKSPGVRPVGEWRMRDRDRSARAGHPGCVGCRLAGRGSGASVPAAATEVVPERA from the coding sequence GTGAGCACATACGACGAGGGACACACCGTCGCCGGCTGGACCGGCACCGCCATCGCGACCGTCGGGTCCTGCGTGCTCGGGCTGGGGGTCTGCACGACCTCGGCCCTTGCGGTGGCAGGCGGCACCGCGGTGCTGGCGGTCGCCGTCCTGGTCACCTGGGCACTGCATCTCGCGGGGTGGGGGAAGTCGCCGGGCGTGCGGCCGGTGGGCGAGTGGCGGATGCGGGACCGGGACCGCTCGGCGCGGGCCGGGCATCCGGGGTGCGTGGGGTGCCGACTGGCGGGCAGGGGCAGCGGTGCGAGCGTTCCTGCTGCGGCCACCGAGGTCGTTCCGGAACGCGCCTGA